Below is a window of Camelus ferus isolate YT-003-E chromosome 4, BCGSAC_Cfer_1.0, whole genome shotgun sequence DNA.
acaCTGCTGGAATAGTCAGAGATCCTTTTATGAACTTAAATTccttatacaatttttaaatcacatagaAATATTTCTCACTTATGGCATCTTTGCAAAGAAAACCTGGCTAGTAAGAGCTTAAATGATAAGGGTAGTTTATGACGCTCGTGTTAAGGCCTCCAGAGTGGGCAGCAGAAGGGAGCCCTTCCGCTCTGCCAGGCTTAGCTGCTGCTTTGCCCTCGAGGCAGTGCCCCTCTTAGTTGCACTCAGGCATCTAAACTCACTCCAgaggattgggggtggggagtagacATGGGTCCCTTTCCCCTGAGCTGTGCACGCCTCTCGAGCCTGTCACTGGTAAAGCAGTGGGATTAACATGATGGTAATTGCTCAGGATTTAGTTTTGGGGCTTGGGGCATTCAAGACTTTTGCCTCCTTTTATTTTACCAGTTCCATCAAATGACTTCAGTAAGCCTCTGAATCCAGTTGACTGGGGTCATTTCAGGCCCACATGTTTTCCTAAACAGTTCTTTGTTCAAAATAGAGAAATGGACCCCCTCTCATAATACAAGAGGGTCTTTGAAGATTCAAATATAAGCCAACAATTCCTCTTCTAAAATGATTTTCAGCCTTCAACTTGGGCCCATTTGGGCCAGTCCAGGGTTGCAGCTTGACCACAGCAGATAGGGCCTTGCCCTCAAGGGCTGCAAGACAGGCATTATGGGGGCTGATGTTTGCAGAATGACTGATCGGTGTGAGATGGGGAAAGCATGGGGGCTTTTGGGGTCTAGAGAGCATGCCTGGCCAGCCTGGTAGGGAGGggtcctttcttctcctttctggaGGTGGAACTGTCTTAGCTGAGACCTGTAAAGTGGGCAGGTGCAAAGGCCTAGACATAGAAAGAGGTAGGGGGCTGGAGGAACTAAAAATAGCCCAGAGGGGCTGGGACACAGGGACCTACCAAGGGATGTGGGGGAGGTGAAGCACAGAGGCTACTGGCATCAGCCTGCTGAGGCCTAGGAGGCTGAGATGAGGAAATAGAACTCTCTGGACAGCAAGGGGAAGCTGCAGATGGGTTTTCAGTAGGGCAGCGATGTGGTCAGATTTGTTTTCTGAAACTGCAGGGAGGGTGAAGGCCTGGGGATCTTGGGAAGGGAGTCCTGATGACCCTAGATCTCTTGGCAGCTCTCCCCACCTGGTGCAGGTGCGTGAGCGGATCCGCATTAATGGGCAGCCCATAAGCCCCGAGCTCTTCACCAAGCACTTTTGGCGCCTCTACAACCGGCTGGAGGAGACCAAGGTGCCCATGCcagagggctgctgggagggcagGGTAGGGGGCCTGGAGTGGGTGGATAGACCCAGAGGGCGCTGCACATCCCAGGATACAATTTCCCCCAGAGTAGAGGCCATAGGGGCCCTGGGTTCTGATGTGATCCTGTCCACAGGGCGACAGCAGCTGTGTCTCCATGCCTGGCTACTTCCGCTTCCTCACGCTCATGGCCTTCCATGTCTTCCTCCAAGAGAAGGTGTGTGTGCCCACTCCCAGAACTCTGTGTAGGAGGCCTTGGGGAGGGGAATCTCAGCCCCTGTGCCCCCTGCCATGCCCTCTGATCCTCTGCAGGTGGACCTGGCAGTGATGGAAGTGGGCATTGGTGGGGCTTACGACTGCACCAACATCATCAGGTGAGGAGACAGATGGTGGCCAGGAGCCCAGGTGGCCTGGGACAGGGGCATCATGGCCCTTTTGTCTTCCACAGGAAGCCCGTGGTGTGTGGGGTCTCCTCTCTTGGTATCGACCACACTGGCCTTTTGGGGGAAACGATGGAGAAGATTGCATGGCAGAAAGGGGGCATCTTTAAGGTGAccaggcagctctggggaggggaggtacaTGAATGGCTTGAGCCTGGCCCTCGAGGCTCAGGAAAgtgggggagaggcagggtcaTTTATATCCTGATTCAGGACCAGATCTTGGGCATCAGCGGGGTCTGGTGTCTTGTCGTGGCTCTGCATGAGACTAGAGCAAGTTGAGCCCCCTCTCTGGTCTTAGTCTCCCCATTGAGGGGTTCCCAAGGTTCCATGCAGGGAGGCTGAGTAGGCCACCCAAACCCAGGGATGTGGGGGCTAGAGATGGAAGGTGGAGGACCCTGGGCAGCCCCTGGCTCACTCTCCCTGTCCTTCACAGTGTGGTGTCCCCGCTTTCACCGTGCTCCAGCCTGATGGCCCCCTGGCAGTGCTGAGGGACCGCGCTCAGCAGATCTCCGTAAGTGTGATTAGAACAGCTGGGGAGGCACTTTATCTTTTcaggcctcagtttgctcatctgtgctCATCCAGCTGGAGCACATCTCATTTCTAGGAAAAAGGCTTGGTGGGTTCTGGTCCATGAGGAAAGATGGAAAGGCTGATGGCATCAGGGGGGGTCTGCTGGCCAAAGAGGTGGCAGCAGCTCCCCTGACCACTGTCTCCTCTGCAGTGTCCCCTCTACCTGTGCCCCCCACTGGAAGCCCTGGAGGAAGGGGGGCCACCACTGAccctgggcctggagggagaGCACCAGCAGTCCAATGCCACCTTGGCCTTGCAGCTGGCCCGCTGCTGGCTGCAGCGAAAGGACCACCAGGGTAAGTGGGTAGGTGAGAGGGTGGGCAGTGGACACATAGAGCTTGCCTCTGTCGGCCCTCACTCAGCTCTCTCTTCCCCCTACCCTCCCAGCAGGTATTGGGGAACTGAAGGTGTCTAGGCCAAGCCTCCTGGGGCAGCTGCCCCTGGCACCCGTGTTCCAGCCCACATCCCACATGCGGCATGGTGAGTTGGACCTTCCTGCCCAGCCAGACCCCTTCAGatgtttcttttggtttcctgTTTGAGAGGTGGGGGGCAATTCAAGACCGTGCCTTAAGAGCAAAGACTTTGAAGTCAGTAAGCTTCCCTTGACTTCGAGTTCATGAACTCTCTCTGAGGCTGTTTCCCCACCTGCCAAATGAGATAATGACAGGACCCACTGTGAGGTGACATGACTAAGGGactgagcccagagcctggcaggtaTGGGATAAAATGCCCAGCCAGTGGTAGCAGCCAAAACTATCATCCTTTTCATTGTCATCATAAGACTGTGAGGTTCTTGAGAACGGTGCTGTTGCCAGGCTTCTTGCTTCCTCCCAAAGCTTTCAGACGTAGTATATCCTCGTGTCTGTTAAAACCCTTCAGCAACTGGTTCCAGcgtgctcactgtgtgccaggcctggggTCAGAGCCCTGACACAGTCTGGAGCCTGGTAGATTCCATCCCAGTCCCCAGACTCACTTGCTTTGTGATGTAATCTCTGAGTTTAGGGTACTCCACCTGTCACATGGAACTAATATATGATAGTAGTCCCCTCTCAGGGCTGCCTGGAATATTCCACCAGATGAAACGGCCAGAGAATTGATCCCAATGACTGGTGCCCAGTAAGAGGCTCCTGGGCTGATCCACTCGCTCAGAGTGGTCAGCCTTCCAGCAGCGGGGGCTCTGCGGGCGGGTGGTGTGTGCAATGTGGAGAATTTGGGGCGGGAGAGGATTTAAGAGGCCTGCCTCGCGGCTGCCGCTGAAGGGCTGccttgcccctctcccccagggcttCGGGACACGGAATGGCTGGGCCGGACGCAGCTGCTGCGGCGCGGGCCCCTGACTTGGTACCTGGACGGCGCGCACACCACCGGCAGCATGCAGGCCTGCGTGCGCTGGTTCCGCCAGGCGCTGCACCGGCGAGAGAGGCCGGGCAGGTGAGCTGCGGGCAGAGGCGGGTCCGGCGCGGGGGTCTAGGGGAGGGGCGGGACCTCGGACTAGGGTGGGGCGGAACCCGGAGGCGGGGGCGGGACTCGGCCGGCAGAGAGGGACGGGACCTTGGGAGAAGGATGGCTCCGGGGCCGGGCGACGCGACTAGGCTAGTAGGAAGGACCTTAGGGGAGGATGAGGCGGGACGCAGGGACGGGGTCAGGACAGGGACAgttggtggaggagaggaagtttCTGGAGGAAGGATGGGGCGGGGCCCGCGGAGGAGTCGGAGGCGCCGCCCTGACCCTCCCCTACCTCACTCCTCACCCCTCTAGTAGCGGGTCTGAGGTTCGTGTCTTGCTCTTCAACTCCACTGGGGACCGCGATTCCGCCGCCCTGCTGAAGCTGCTGCAGGTGAGGGGCTGGCTGGAGGATGGGCGGCAGGCAGGCCAGCCCTAGTTGCAGCTTTGACTCCGGGGCCTTCATCcctcagcctctgtttcctcaactgtagaACAGGACtgatttctcccctcccctgaatTGTACTGAGGATTAAATGTAAAAGCATTGGGCACAGGGAAGTCAAGTCACAGGTCGTTGGCCTCATTTTCCTCCATGGTCACACTCAAGCCCAGGGTTACAGAGAGGACCACGTAGTGGTATAAGGTGCAGGCTCTGGACTCGCTTATCAGGGCCCTTCAGCCATTAGCCTATGACCCTGGACAAGAGATGGcatttttctgagcctcagtttgccccTCTATAAAACAAGGATGCTACTAGGATACCTGCTTCTTAAGTTTGGTTTAAGGAGTAACTGGGCTATAAGCATACAGGggcccttctctgcccagggaaactgaggctgtcCTAGGATGTCAGGGCTAAAGTAGTTCTTATGGACcatttccccatttcacagaccagGATGCTGAGGCTGTTCTTCATATCCAAGACCTCTCATTTGTAGTCAGTAGCTGGGTCACCTTAAGCAAAAGCCCTTCTACCCCGACCCccagcctctttttcttcatctatccTGGGCTGTGTCGCCCAGGCCACAGGCCAGGCAGGGTATATCGAAGTAGATGATTGGTGGGCAGGGCACTGAAGTGCCATGGCTGGGTTTATAGGGGGCATCTCCAGAGATGGGGACATGTATGTGGACTCAGGGCTGCTGTTTGGAAGTCAGGATGCAGGGCATTCTCTCAGAGCTCTGACACCGAGCTTCTCCCCTTGGCCTTCTAGCCCTGCCAGTTTGACTATGCCGTTTTCTGCCCTAACCTGACAGAGATGTCATCCATGGACAACGCAGGTGAGAGGTGACAGGCATGATCCCTGGGGTGGACGGGGGGCAGAGGGTCCTGAGGTGGACTGCTCTGTTGGTGACAGTGGGGACTCTTGAACTGGAGATCTTGATAGGAGCTAGATTTGTTTTACTGTATAAATAAATACTCCTTTgtacattttgaattttgcatGTGACTATAGTACTAAAAAAGATTATTGGGGGAACCATTTTCCAAAATGCAGATTACAACCCAGTGATGGTTCTTGAGATCAGTTTAGTGGATCTCAACCagcatttctaattttaaataaaatggaatagaaaagagaGTATCAGAGTGTCTTGCACAAAGTAAGGGTGGTACTATTTTATGACAATTCTGTTCcagatgtatgtgtatacatatgtgagTACAGGGTTGccattgtaaaatgtattttttgtgtggGTCAtgttataagttttttttttgaaataatctaaaaaatGCAGATCTGCAGGTCCCAGACTATCTAGGGATagtccaggaatctgcatttgtaGAAATATTTATGCCTACCTGGTGATGGACcctgtccattttatagatgaaggcaTTGAGGCTAGGGTGGTAAGATGTGCTTGGTGGGCAGAAGCCCCAGCTTTGAAGCTAAACTTCCTGGCCCTGTTTCTCACCCATTTCGTGACAGTGGGCAAGCCACtgaactttctgagcctcaatttcctcaaggCACCCACTGTGAGGACCAATGTTGCATAAAGAGGCTGGCATTAAGCAAGTGCCCACAGCatgcctcccctgcctgccccccatcCATCTTGCTGATGTGCCCATCCCTGGACCCCACAGACCAGCAGAACTTCACAGTGACACTGGACCAGGTGCTGCTCCGCTGCCTCACACATCAGCAGCACTGGAGCCGCCTGCGTGAGGAGCAGGCCAGCCCAGACCTCTGGAGCACCCCTACCCCGGAGCCTGGTGGGCCCGCATCCCTGCTGGTggtgccccacccaccccacagcACCAGCTCCCTCGTCTTCAGCTGCATCTCCCACGCCTTGCAGTGGATCAGTCAAGGCCGGGACCCTGTCTTTCAGCTACCCAGTCCCCCAAGGGGCCTCCTCGCTCACCCTGTGGCCAGCAGCGGGGCCATCATCCTCCAAGAGGCTGCTGCCATCCACGTGCTGGTCACAGGCAGCCTGCACCTGGTAGGCGGTGTCCTGAAGCTGCTGGAGCCCTCCCTGTCCCAGTAGCCAAGGCagtggggttggaggtggggtcCTTCCACACCTGCCCTGCGTCTCTTCATGAACCCCTAAAATACGTGCCTTTTCTGCCTTACCGAGTCGATCTAGACTGGTCCAGGGACTTGGGCTCTGGGCAGCAAAATAGAGGTCTAGGGGCAGGAAGCTGAGATCAGACATCCTCTGTCTCCAAGCCTAGGGTGCCCTTAGCCTCTCCTTCCTAGTTATTCCGCTGACATCCAGCCCATCTCCCATTCcaccctgcctgcttcctgcctcagTCCCAGCTCACTGTGTGAGCTGCCTTCCAGGCCTGGGGTCCTGGCTGCTGGAAGATCGATTTCTTCCTCCAGATGGCCTTCTGGGAAAGGAAAGGATCCCTGCCTGGGGTGCCCTAGGGGCAGAGAGTGGCTGGACTGAATTAAAgcctttacctttttttaaaaaagcactggCTTAATGTTTGAGCGACTCTTGACCTCCGGCTCCTTCAGCAGACTATAGGGGAATGGGGACTATAGCTGGTACAGGAACCTGGATTATGTAGGAGCCtgggctgtgtggcctgggacaAGTGGCCcaccctctctgagtctctggtAGCCTGTCTGAAATGAGAAGACCAGACTGATGTCCGTTGCCCACACGCCAGGCACTGCTTTGCAGACCTTCTCGCAGAGACCTTATGATCAAGAATTCTCatacccattttccagatgaaggaacTGTGGCTGGCTTAAAGAAGCCATGGGacctgcccacagtcacacagccaataagtgGCAGGTCCATTTGAACCCAGAACTGTCACCACCCCCACCCTAGTTTAGgtgccctctccccttctcccagttCAGCACTGGTTTCATCGTCTGATTTATTGATGGTGAGTATACAGGGGTGGGCCCAGGACAGGCAGCCTGgctgcctggggttgggggagggggggtatCTGTGTGGCAGTTGCAGGGAGGAGCTAGGCTCTCCCACTCCCAGGCTGGACGCCCCTGGGCTTCTGTTTTCTCCGTCAGAGTTGTGCTAGTCCAGATGTGGAGGCTGCTGGGAGCAGGTCCAGGTGGCTCTGGGCTGGCTCTCTTCTGTTCCCATGGAGGAGGCGCTGTTGGCTTGGGTGGGCTGGGCTGAGTCTGGTTTTGGAGTTCTCAACTCCTGCCCAGCCCAGTTCACTGAGGGCTGGATCCAGGTTAAAATTACAGGGACTTGGGTTTCTACAACAAGGTGGACATATAGGGCAATGGTCTGTCTCTCCGTGGTCCTGGGCAGCCGTACCCCAGGCCCACTGGGTTTGAAGTTTctgtgggatggggtggggggaccccAAGATGTTCCAAGCTGGTGCCCTCGCTGGCAGCAGACCtctgagagggaggcaggaggggtggaTGCAGAGGGCATGGTCCATCCTTGGTTGAGTGGAGGGGTTGGGGTCCCTGGGTAAGTTCATGGCCAGTGGTTCCCAGCTGTTGGCTGCTCAGTCTCTCCTGCTGGGCGAGGGCTGGCTGGGtggcccccagggctccaggctgggCTCTACGCCATGCTGCTGGTGGAGCAGGGGGTGCTCTGGGTGCTCCCGATGCTGTGGTTGGTGCTACTGCTCTCCGAGGAGGCCGGGGCAGCCACCGCCACCACGGGCTCCCGCTTGCTGGGGtgacctgggggcaggggcggaGGTCAGGGCCCCGGCcagggctccccaccccaccagagGCTTTGCCGGGCTCCcccaggtggtggtggaggggtcCTGAGTACTCATTGTGGGGGCCTGGGATACTCACGCGTGTGCAAGTAGATGTACCAGAGCGCAGCAGTGAGCAGGGCCCCGATGAGGAAGGCGCCAAAGGTGATGCCCAGCACGGCGGGCAGGACGAGGCCTTTGTCTGTGTAACCAAGGGGAGGACGACTGTGGTCAGCACTGAtgcctccccaaccccacacTGTTGTGCTGCCCAGGAGCCCAGGTTTGGTGCCAGTCTCAGCTCAGCCCCTGACCctgacttctctgaacctcagtttcctcatctagctAATGGGTTCATCACACCCATGCCTCACACTGAGCCATGGCTGTTAAGGCCATCCACCCAGAGGGCCCAGCCAGGCCTTTTGGGCCATGCCTCTGCATCCCAAGGCTGGCGGAGATGCATTTTTAGGGAGGATGGGATGGTATCATCTGAGCAAAGAGTGAGTGGGGCCTGAGTCCAGAGCCTGCCTCActctgctgtgtggcctt
It encodes the following:
- the FPGS gene encoding LOW QUALITY PROTEIN: folylpolyglutamate synthase, mitochondrial (The sequence of the model RefSeq protein was modified relative to this genomic sequence to represent the inferred CDS: deleted 1 base in 1 codon), whose protein sequence is MSRARCHLRTALFLAAVSPRGATTGVAARRGLSAWPAPQEPGMEYQDAVRTLNTLQTNANYLEQVKRQRGDPQTQLEAMELYLARSGLQVEDLDQLNIIHITGTKGKGSTCAFTERILRNYGLKTGFFSSPHLVQVRERIRINGQPISPELFTKHFWRLYNRLEETKGDSSCVSMPGYFRFLTLMAFHVFLQEKVDLAVMEVGIGGAYDCTNIIRKPVVCGVSSLGIDHTGLLGETMEKIAWQKGGIFKCGVPAFTVLQPDGPLAVLRDRAQQISCPLYLCPPLEALEEGGPPLTLGLEGEHQQSNATLALQLARCWLQRKDHQGIGELKVSRPSLLGQLPLAPVFQPTSHMRHGLRDTEWLGRTQLLRRGPLTWYLDGAHTTGSMQACVRWFRQALHRRERPGSGSEVRVLLFNSTGDRDSAALLKLLQPCQFDYAVFCPNLTEMSSMDNADQQNFTVTLDQVLLRCLTHQQHWSRLREEQASPDLWSTPTPEPGGPASLLVVPHPPHSTSSLVFSCISHALQWISQGRDPVFQLPSPPRGLLAHPVASSGAIILQEAAAIHVLVTGSLHLVGGVLKLLEPSLSQ